In Bos javanicus breed banteng chromosome 2, ARS-OSU_banteng_1.0, whole genome shotgun sequence, the following proteins share a genomic window:
- the LOC133234312 gene encoding phospholipase A2, membrane associated-like yields the protein MKTLLLLAVIMAIGLLQVHGGLLNFRKMIEFTTGKESVTSYRRYGCYCGTRGRGTPKDATDWCCRAHDCCYKNLESRGCRTKFLKYNVTYQEDQIVCEDADDCKSQVCQCDKIAANCFAANLKTYNKKLRFYNKFRCRGAAPAC from the exons ATGAAGACCCTCCTGCTGCTGGCAGTGATCATGGCCATCG GCCTGCTGCAGGTCCATGGAGGTTTGCTGAATTTCCGGAAAATGATCGAGTTCACGACAGGAAAGGAATCTGTGACCAGTTATAGACGCTATGGCTGCTACTGTGGAACGCGTGGCAGAGGAACCCCCAAGGATGCAACAGATTG GTGTTGCAGGGCACATGACTGTTGCTACAAAAACCTGGAGAGTCGCGGGTGTCGCACCAAGTTCCTGAAATACAACGTTACTTATCAAGAGGACCAAATCGTCTGTG AGGATGCGGATGACTGCAAGAGTCAAGTGTGTCAGTGTGATAAGATCGCTGCCAATTGCTTCGCAGCAAACCTGAAGACCTACAATAAGAAGCTCCGCTTCTACAACAAGTTTCGGTGCCGAGGGGCTGCCCCCGCGTGCTGA
- the LOC133234317 gene encoding phospholipase A2, membrane associated-like, with product MKTLLLLAVIMAIGLLQVHGGLLNFRKMIKFTTGKESVTSYRRYGCYCGTRGRGTPKDATDWCCRAHDCCYKNLESRGCRTKFLKYNVTYQEDQIVCEDADDCKSQVCQCDKIAANCFAANLKTYNKKLRFYNKFRCRGAAPAC from the exons ATGAAGACCCTCCTGCTGCTGGCAGTGATCATGGCCATCG GCCTGCTGCAGGTCCATGGAGGTTTGCTGAATTTCCGGAAAATGATCAAGTTCACGACAGGAAAGGAATCTGTGACCAGTTATAGACGCTATGGCTGCTACTGTGGAACGCGTGGCAGAGGAACCCCCAAGGATGCAACAGACTG GTGTTGCAGGGCACATGACTGTTGCTACAAAAACCTGGAGAGTCGCGGGTGTCGCACCAAGTTCCTGAAATACAACGTTACTTATCAAGAGGACCAAATCGTCTGTG AGGATGCGGATGACTGCAAGAGTCAAGTGTGTCAATGTGATAAGATCGCTGCCAATTGCTTCGCAGCAAACCTGAAGACCTACAATAAGAAGCTCCGCTTCTACAACAAGTTTCGGTGCCGAGGGGCTGCCCCCGCGTGCTGA